The window GGGGGGAGGGGGCGTCGGGGGCAGGTGGTCCAGCAGGGGAAAGGCCCGTGGGAGATCTTGGCCCCGCAGGTCGGGCAGCGGACGGTCTCCTCATAGCACCAGATTTCGATGTCCGGCTCCCCGCAGACCGGACAGGTCACGTAATCCGGGAAGGGGTCCGGCAACGGCCGGGCGGACGGCTCTTGTTGCAGTGGCATGGGAGGGTCTCCCGGGTCGGCGCGCGTATGCTCAGGGATATCGTGGCCCAGGCCGGCCCACTCCGGTATGATCCCCGTCATACGCCGGGGGCGGGGTATGTCTCGATTTTGTCGGGCCTGGCCGCCTTGTAGGACAACTGCTCGCAGTTGTCCTACGATTTTGGGACACACCCGGGGGGCGGCCCGCGTTGACAGATCCGGCCGATTGCGGTAGATTCTTAAGTGACAGGCCCCCATAGCTCAGGCTGGATAGAGCGTTGGCCTCCGGAGCCAAAGGTCGCGGGTTCGAGTCCCGCTGGGGGCTCTGGGCAGGCGGGTCATCCCCTGATGATCCGCCTGTTTTGTTTTTAGGAGAAGCCCCGGCGTCGGGCGATCTCATAGAGGGCGATGGCGCCGGCGGCCGCGGCGTTGAGGGAGGCGACCCGTCCTCGCATGGGGAGGTAGATGAGGAAATCGCACGTCCGTCGCACCAGCGGACGGATGCCGGATTCCTCGTTGCCCACCACCAGGGCGATGGGTCCGCTGAGGTCCGCCTGATCGTAACGGATCGCCCGGGGATCCTGTTGCAGGCCCACCACCCACACGCCGCGGGCCTTGAGTTGCTCCAGGGCCCGGGCCAGGTTGGTGACCTGGACCACCGGAAGGTGCTCCACCGCGCCGGCCGAGGCGTTGACCACCGCCGGCGTCACCCGGGCGCTGCGATGCTCCGGGAACAGCACGGCATGCACCCCCACCGCCTCCGCCGTCCGCAACAGGGTCCCGAAGTTCTGGGGGTCCTGCAGGCAATCCAGCGCCAGCCAGAAGGGCGGATCCGAACGGCGGGCGCTTTCCGCCCAGGCCTGCTCCAGATCCACATAAGGATAAGGATCCGCCTCGGCGACCACCCCCTGGTGGCCGTCCGCCACGGCGTCCAGCCGCGCCCGGGGGACGCGCAGCACCGGGACGCCTTGGGCCTCGGCCAGAGCGATCAGCTCCTCCAGGATCGGCCGGGGCTGGAGGCCTTCGGCGATGAGCAGCCGG is drawn from Thermoflexus hugenholtzii and contains these coding sequences:
- the rlmB gene encoding 23S rRNA (guanosine(2251)-2'-O)-methyltransferase RlmB: MKERSGEIFQREFLYGRHAVHEALRAGRRRIYRLLIAEGLQPRPILEELIALAEAQGVPVLRVPRARLDAVADGHQGVVAEADPYPYVDLEQAWAESARRSDPPFWLALDCLQDPQNFGTLLRTAEAVGVHAVLFPEHRSARVTPAVVNASAGAVEHLPVVQVTNLARALEQLKARGVWVVGLQQDPRAIRYDQADLSGPIALVVGNEESGIRPLVRRTCDFLIYLPMRGRVASLNAAAAGAIALYEIARRRGFS